One Hypomesus transpacificus isolate Combined female chromosome 16, fHypTra1, whole genome shotgun sequence genomic window carries:
- the LOC124478793 gene encoding claudin-18-like, translated as MAVTLCQVMGFVLSVLGLAGIVASTGMDQWGTEDLFDNPVTAIYSYAGLWRSCVRQSSGFTECRPYFTILGLPALLQAVRALMIVGIVLGAIGCFIAIFALKCLKMGSMDDNLKATMTLTSGIMFVLAGVCGIAGVSAFANLVVTSFNFTTYNDGGLGGGFGGGLLGGGSLTPRYTFGPALFVGWIGGAVLFVGGVMMCVACRGMVPERDRYNGKSYKAASHNNTVYKVEQRGRPAYGDSYKAPSMQGHQSTQRFDYV; from the exons ATGGCGGTGACCCTTTGCCAGGTGATGGGCTTTGTGCTGAGTGTGCTGGGGTTGGCGGGGATAGTTGCGTCCACGGGCATGGACCAGTGGGGCACAGAGGACCTGTTCGACAACCCTGTTACGGCCATCTACTCCTACGCTGGGCTGTGGAGGTCCTGTGTGAGGCAAAGCTCCGGGTTCACAGAGTGCCGTCCGTACTTCACCATCTTGGGTCTACCAG CCCTCCTTCAAGCTGTGCGAGCGTTGATGATCGTAGGAATCGTTCTGGGAGCCATCGGGTGTTTCATTGCTATTTTTGCGCTGAAGTGCCTGAAGATGGGAAGCATGGATGACAACCTGAAGGCCACCATGACTCTGACCTCTGGGATCATGTTTGTTCTTGCAG GTGTGTGTGGCATTGCAGGTGTGTCTGCCTTCGCTAACCTGGTCGTGACAAGCTTCAACTTCACCACCTACAACGATGGGGGGCTCGGGGGGGGGTTCGGAGGAgggctcctggggggggggtctctgactccgag GTACACATTTGGCCCCGCCCTATTTGTGGGTTGGATAGGTGGAGCTGTGCTGTTTGTGGGTGGGGTCATGATGTGCGTTGCCTGCCGAGGGATGGTGCCAGAGAGGGACCG GTACAATGGAAAGTCCTACAAAGCTGCCTCACACAACAACACAGTGTACAAGGTAGAGCAGAGAGGGCGGCCGGCCTATGGGGACTCCTACAAGGCACCCAGCATGCAGGGACACCAGTCCACTCAGAGGTTTGACTACGTGTAA